In Mobula hypostoma chromosome 13, sMobHyp1.1, whole genome shotgun sequence, the following are encoded in one genomic region:
- the LOC134355721 gene encoding UDP-glucuronosyltransferase 2C1-like — translation MDSPGWKGRLQIACAFSIFIMLPCPVTQGAKILVVPVDGSHWINMEILIEKLKEHGHNIRVLSYSSTLYLKERPDLFEIITTETEKYIERSNAIELSVQNSLECLQNGWTTWGKIKLQLSSSAFMYYLHSLFQNKTRAIFENKNLLNQLKNANFEVLLTDPVLVAGPMLADYLKIPLVYNVRWDIIGEAHFHFAPLPLSYVPHPDTHFTDKMNFPQRTENIVHHLIQLVTAKLFIYPIHNEICHRHLGPDTDIQTLLLRADVLLMRVDFVLEFPRPTMPNIVYIGGFHCKPARPLAAEFEEFVQSSGKHGIIVMSLGSIIDSLPKQITMEIAEAFAQVPQKVIWRYDGEIPPNIGNNTLLRKWIPQNDLLGHPNTRVFISHGGTNGIYEAIYHGVPVIGMPLLFDQFDNVVRLEARGAAKMLNVATMPSADLLQALNEVINDTFYRDNMKKLCALHRDQPESPMERAVFWIEYVARHKGAGHLRSESYRLPWYTYYCVDVMVFLLSMFLMLTVLVVVALKKLCRMACRRKQKTE, via the coding sequence ATGGATAGTCCTGGATGGAAAGGCAGATTGCAGATTGCATGTGCTTTTAGCATTTTCATCATGCTGCCTTGTCCAGTCACACAAGGGGCTAAAATATTGGTTGTGCCTGTGGATGGAAGTCATTGGATCAATATGGAGATACTAATAGAAAAACTAAAAGAACATGGACACAATATCAGAGTGCTTTCTTACTCATCAACTTTGTATCTAAAAGAAAGACCAGATCTCTTTGAAATCATAACGACTGAAACAGAAAAATACATTGAACGATCTAATGCTATTGAATTGTCTGTGCAAAATTCATTGGAATGCTTGCAAAATGGTTGGACAACATGGGGCAAAATTAAGTTGCAGTTATCTTCAAGTGCTTTCATGTATTATTTACATAGCTTGTTTCAGAATAAAACCAGGGCAATATTTGAAAACAAAAACTTGTTAAACCAACTTAAGAATGCAAATTTTGAGGTATTGCTTACAGATCCTGTTTTAGTTGCTGGTCCAATGCTTGCCGATTATTTAAAAATCCCGTTGGTGTATAATGTTCGATGGGATATTATTGGAGAAGCTCATTTTCATTTTGCCCCATTGCCACTTTCTTACGTCCCACATCCAGACACACACTTTACAGACAAAATGAATTTTCCCCAAAGAACAGAAAATATTGTGCACCATCTTATTCAGCTAGTCACCGCAAAATTATTTATATACCCAATTCATAATGAAATCTGCCATCGACATCTGGGACCAGACACAGACATCCAAACACTTCTCTTGAGGGCTGATGTGTTGCTGATGAGAGTCGATTTTGTACTTGAATTCCCAAGACCCACCATGCCAAATATTGTCTACATTGGAGGCTTCCACTGTAAACCAGCCCGACCACTAGCGGCAGAGTTTGAAGAATTTGTTCAAAGCTCAGGGAAGCATGGAATTATTGTCATGTCATTAGGATCCATTATTGATTCCTTACCAAAGCAGATTACAATGGAAATAGCTGAGGCATTCGCTCAAGTACCCCAGAAGGTTATTTGGAGATATGATGGGGAAATCCCTCCCAATATAGGTAATAATACACTACTGAGAAAATGGATCCCTCAGAACGACCTTCTGGGTCACCCCAACACACGAGTCTTCATTTCTCATGGTGGTACCAATGGTATTTATGAGGCCATCTACCATGGGGTACCAGTGATTGGCATGCCTCTTCTTTTTGACCAGTTTGACAATGTAGTCCGACTGGAGGCCCGAGGTGCAGCAAAGATGCTTAATGTTGCAACTATGCCTTCAGCAGATCTATTGCAGGCACTTAATGAGGTGATAAACGACACATTTTACCGGGATAACATGAAGAAACTCTGTGCTCTCCACCGGGACCAACCAGAGTCGCCAATGGAGCGAGCCGTTTTCTGGATTGAGTATGTTGCCCGACACAAAGGAGCAGGGCATTTGCGCTCTGAATCCTACCGACTGCCCTGGTACACTTACTATTGTGTGGATGTGATGGTTTTTCTGTTGTCCATGTTCCTCATGCTCACAGTGCTGGTGGTTGTAGCACTGAAGAAACTTTGTCGTATGGCATGTAGAAGAAAGCAAAAGACTGAGTGA